In the Candidatus Melainabacteria bacterium RIFOXYA2_FULL_32_9 genome, TGACTTTTGTTGAAGCATTTACACGAGGTATATTAGCAAACTGGTTAGTATGCCTTGCTATATGGATGTCTGTTGCAACAAGACAAGTTATAGGTAAAATATTTGCCGTATTTTTTCCAATTTTAACTTTCGCTGCTTCAGGTTACGAACATTGTATTGCAAATATGTACTTTATAACTAAAGGTTTATTCTTAAAAACAATGCCACAAGTAGTAAATGCTGCTAATTTAAGCCAGAATGAATTAGCAAATTTAACTGTCTCAGGATTTATATTTAATAACTTAATTCCGGTAACTTTGGGAAATATCTTTGGAGCAGTAATTTTTGTTGCCTGCTTATACTGGTTTGTATTTTTAAAAGGCCGAACCCCGGTAGAAATCAAATAAACTTCCGGTAATAGCCTAAAATAAAGTGATGAATTTATTTTATGGAAGTAACAAATAATTTTAACTTAAAATTTTATAGTCAGCAAAAACGTCAATACTTAAGTGAAACAAAAAGTCTCAAATCGTTATATTATCATCCCGCACTTGTTTCGGGATCTATCTATGTTGTAATTCTAAGCTATAAACGTTAATTGGATAGATGCCGGATCAAGTCCGGCATGACAAAATGGCTTTATCCCTTATAATTATCTCAAATATTTACCACTCATTTTTTTACCATCACCAAATTTCCCAACTTACATAATTAACAAATAATTACCATCTGCTAATAAAGTCTGTAGAAGAATATTGCTCAACAAAAGTAACAGCACTTTCTATGTCTGATGCAATATAGTATGAATCTTTAAGATTCGCATTTGCAAAATTATGCTGGAAAATATGCTCAAATAACTGGACAAGCGGATCATAAAAACCGTTAATATTAACTATTACTAAAGGTTTATTATGAAATCCCAACTGTCTTGCTGTTATCATCTCTAAAATTTCTTCAAGTGTGCCAAATCCACCCGGAATAGTAATAAAAGCATCTGATTTTGCTTCCATAGTTGCTTTACGCTCACGCATGTCTTTAGTTACTATTAATTCATCAGCCTGTTCATAACACACTTCTTTATTTCTTAATCCTTCAGGGATTACTCCTATAACCTCGCCACCACAATGATGTACTGATTTAGCCACCTCTCCCATTAATCCAACACAGCCTCCACCATAAACCAGGGTATGACCTCTGGTTGCTATTAAAGTACCTAGTTTATTTGCTGCTCTAAAGAAAGCAGAATCAACGGTATTACTTGCTGAACAGTATATACAAATATTTTTCCCCATTATTTTCTCCTAAAATACTGAATAAGCATTTCAAATATAGCTTAACTCAAATCAATACTAAACTAAAACCTTAAACACTGCTTTTTTGACTCGTTAATTCAGTTTATCTAAAAGACTTTTAATATCGCAATTATAGTACAATGTTTTACAGTGTAAGATTTTAATGTAAGCAGACAATCTGGGTAATGAAGAGGATTTTTTTATGATACACGTTATTTATAGAACCTGCGGAGGAGAGGAGACAAGAGAAAAACACAAGAAATATCGACTTCATGGAGGCTATACATTTAATCCTAATGCCACTTATCAAAGAACAGAATGGTTTGATAAAAGAAAATACTTTAAATCAATGGCTGAAGAAATAATAAACGAAGATGTAAAAGTAACCGTAGTATTTGATGGCCCTGGGGATTACCTTAAAGAATATATAGAAAAAAATTATGTAGAAAAATACCCTGACAAATTTTCTTTAATCAATATAGGTCTTTGTAGTAACGTGGGTTCTTTAAGAAAGTGCTACGAAATTGCTAATGAAGATAAAGTATCAGATTATTTTTATTTTCTTGAAGATGATTATTTACACAGACCAGGCTGGCATAAAGCCTTATTGGATGGACTGAAATGTTTACCGGAAGAATCTATAGCTACTCTTTATGATCATCCTGACAGATATACCAGAAACGATGATATATGCCAGGGCCAAGAATTTATAATAATGACACCAACATCATATTGGAGAACGGCAGAAAGCACCACCTGTACATGTATTATTAGCCAGCAAATGTGGCAAGCCGTCAATCAGCTTTTCATAGCCTATGGAGTATGTGATAGAGGCTTATATATAGAATTATATAAAGCCGGTGTAAGACTTTGGCAACCCATACCAGGTTACAACACCCATGATCATGTGGATTTTCTTTCTCCATTTATTGAATGGGAAAATATATGTAAAACAATTGAACTATAAGGACAGCTGCAAAAAATTGGCTGAAATCTCCTATTTCTAATATAAATTTAATATATTTGTATGATTTTTAATATTTGCTTATTATTTAGTATTTTAATTAGAATCAATAATTGTTTTTTTAAAAATATCTTTCTTAGAAAAGGAGATCTA is a window encoding:
- a CDS encoding Rossman fold protein, TIGR00730 family; translation: MGKNICIYCSASNTVDSAFFRAANKLGTLIATRGHTLVYGGGCVGLMGEVAKSVHHCGGEVIGVIPEGLRNKEVCYEQADELIVTKDMRERKATMEAKSDAFITIPGGFGTLEEILEMITARQLGFHNKPLVIVNINGFYDPLVQLFEHIFQHNFANANLKDSYYIASDIESAVTFVEQYSSTDFISRW